A genomic region of Plasmodium malariae genome assembly, chromosome: 14 contains the following coding sequences:
- the PmUG01_14019400 gene encoding 40S ribosomal protein S7, putative has product MVSVKNKILKSNPSDLEKEIAQCLVDIELSSSSDIKNDAKEIKLLSCELIEVEKIKKKTILIYIPYKIYVTYVRKIQRKLINELEKKTKKYVVLVAKRTILKAKQKTKSFKIIPRSRTLTSVYDSVLEDIVSPSEIIGKRISMKADGKRVFKVMLDSKERQRDNIEEKLISFAAVYKKITRRDTIFSLPPSNEK; this is encoded by the exons atggtttcagttaaaaataaaatcctGAAAAGCAATCCGAGCGActtagaaaaagaaattgcaCAATGCTTGGTTGATATAGAATTATCTAGTTCGtcagatataaaaaatgatgcGAAAGAAATAAAGTTATTATCATGTGAATTAATAGaagttgaaaaaataaaaaaaaaaacaattttaatatatattccctataaaatatatgttacgTATGTAAGAAAAATACAGAGAAAACTGATCAATGAATTAGAAAAGAAAACCAAGAAATATGTTGTGTTAGTGGCTAAGAGGACCATATTAaaagcaaaacaaaaaacaaagtCCTTTAAAATCATACCAAGATCTAGAACTTTAACAAGTGTATATGATTCAGTTTTGGAAGATATTGTATCACCAAGCGAAATAATTGGAAAGAG AATAAGTATGAAAGCAGACGGGAAAAGAGTGTTCAAAGTAATGTTAGATTCAAAAGAAAGACAAAGAGATAACATTGAAGAAAAACTTATTAGTTTTGCAgctgtatataaaaaaattacaagaaGAGAtacaatattttctttacCTCCATCTAATGAAAAAtga